In a genomic window of Candidatus Palauibacter polyketidifaciens:
- a CDS encoding tetratricopeptide repeat protein produces MRNAAVAVLLGVAAAACASRGDVETLGDALREDIAVLAEGQRQLADAVQADLESIESSSQRRETTGRSELDRRIQRIEGLFEQLIEMSAQNNQLLNDIYENQRRQGTPSPMGFPGSAGAGPPAAGPVGAESNPDASAASGSDEASQFYALALDMYQRGNIETARDAFRDFLAVYGGHEFAPDAQYWVARTYEDAEDPGSALEEYRRLTELYPDSSRAPAALFRRGMIEAGRGNTAVARRLFAQIESGYPNSPEAPEARRERERLGG; encoded by the coding sequence ATGCGGAATGCGGCGGTCGCCGTGCTGTTGGGCGTTGCGGCCGCCGCCTGCGCGTCCCGGGGCGATGTCGAGACGTTGGGGGACGCCCTGCGGGAAGACATCGCAGTTCTCGCCGAGGGTCAGCGCCAGCTGGCGGACGCGGTTCAGGCGGATCTCGAATCGATCGAGAGTTCGAGCCAACGCCGGGAGACGACGGGCCGCAGTGAACTCGACCGGCGGATCCAGCGGATCGAGGGTCTCTTCGAGCAGCTCATAGAGATGTCCGCCCAGAACAACCAGTTGCTCAACGACATCTACGAGAATCAGCGTCGCCAGGGGACCCCCTCGCCGATGGGCTTCCCGGGATCGGCGGGCGCGGGCCCGCCCGCCGCGGGTCCGGTCGGCGCCGAGTCGAACCCCGACGCCTCCGCCGCATCCGGGTCGGACGAGGCGTCCCAGTTCTACGCGTTGGCGCTCGACATGTACCAGCGCGGCAACATCGAGACCGCACGCGACGCCTTCCGCGATTTCCTCGCCGTCTACGGCGGCCATGAATTCGCGCCCGATGCCCAGTACTGGGTGGCGCGCACCTATGAGGACGCGGAGGATCCCGGCAGTGCGCTCGAGGAGTACCGTCGGCTTACGGAACTCTATCCGGATTCGAGCCGGGCTCCCGCGGCGCTATTCCGCCGAGGGATGATCGAAGCGGGACGGGGCAACACTGCGGTGGCGAGGCGGTTGTTCGCCCAGATCGAGAGCGGCTATCCGAACAGTCCCGAGGCGCCGGAGGCCCGCCGGGAACGCGAGAGGCTGGGCGGCTAG
- a CDS encoding OmpA family protein, giving the protein MAAMEEGDYATARRLLEQAVSDYPGTTCAESAPADIERAMAGEAIVARIHFDYNESAITDAAAAILQSKADALRDRSGIRLRVEGHCDERGSLEYNQALGLRRAQAAVDYLSNLGLDASRFDVVTFGEEMPLARGSNESAWRQNRRGEFVITDGDI; this is encoded by the coding sequence GATTGCTCGAGCAGGCCGTAAGCGATTATCCAGGCACGACGTGCGCGGAGTCCGCGCCCGCGGATATCGAGCGCGCCATGGCGGGCGAGGCGATCGTTGCGCGGATTCACTTCGACTACAACGAATCCGCCATCACCGACGCGGCTGCCGCGATTCTGCAGAGCAAGGCGGACGCGCTGCGGGATCGGTCCGGCATCCGCCTCCGGGTCGAGGGCCATTGCGACGAGCGGGGCTCCCTGGAGTACAACCAGGCGCTCGGCCTGAGAAGGGCCCAGGCGGCGGTCGACTATCTCTCCAACCTGGGGCTCGATGCCAGCCGCTTCGATGTCGTGACGTTCGGGGAGGAGATGCCGCTGGCCCGGGGGAGCAACGAGTCGGCGTGGCGGCAGAACCGTCGCGGTGAGTTCGTCATCACGGACGGAGACATCTAA